From Bos taurus isolate L1 Dominette 01449 registration number 42190680 breed Hereford chromosome 29, ARS-UCD2.0, whole genome shotgun sequence, a single genomic window includes:
- the POLA2 gene encoding DNA polymerase alpha subunit B isoform X1 → MAVSAQLLVEELQIFGLECEEAVIEKLVELCILYGQNEEGMASELIAFCTSTHKDCFTLETLNSFEHEFLSKRVSKTRHGASKDKGLRHAGARDIVSIQELIEVEEEEETLLNSYTTPSKGSQKRTITTPETPLTKRSVSARSPHQLLSPSSFSPSATPPQKYSSRSNRGEVVTSFGSAQGVSWSGRGGASPLSLKVLGHPEPLTGSYKYMFQKLPDIREVLTCKIEELGSELKEHYKIEAFAPILVPAQEPVTLLGQIGCDSNGKLNHKSVILEGDLEHSSGAQIPVDLSELKEYSLFPGQVVVMEGINTTGRKLVATRLYEGVPLPFHQPDEEDGDSEQFMVLVACGPYTTSDSITFDPLLDLITIINRDRPDVCILFGPFLDAKHEQVESCLLTSSFEDVFKQCLRTIIEGTRSSGSHLIIVPSLRDVHHEPVYPQPPFSCSDLLREDKKRVRLVSEPCTLSINGVIFGLTSTDLLFHMGAEEISSSSGTSDRFSRILRHILTQRSYYPLYPPQEDMAIDYENFYLYAQLPVTPDVFIAPSELRYFVKVGLNSAISQQCQNQFLSGALALNSSRVCWWGQWPRSFGGGVGVENKSVSIMLK, encoded by the exons TGGTAGAATTGTGCATTCTGTATGGACAGAATGAAGAGGGAATGGCCAGCGAGCTTATAGCCTTCTGCACCAGCACACATAAAGACTGCTTTACCTTAGAGACCCTGAATTCTTTTGAGCACGAG TTTCTGAGCAAAAGAGTATCCAAAACCCGACATGGCGCCTCCAAGGACAAGGGGCTCAGGCACGCAGGAGCCAGAGACATTGTCTCCATACAAGAGCT AATTgaagtggaggaggaagaggagacccTCTTGAACTCTTACACCACACCCTCTAAG GGTTCTCAGAAGCGAACTATCACCACCCCAGAAACCCCCCTCACAAAGAGGAGTGTGTCTGCTCGGAGCCCCCATCAGCTCCTCTCACCATCGAGTTTCTCTCCAAG CGCTACTCCCCCTCAGAAATACAGCTCGAGAAGTAACCGGGGAGAAGTGGTTACCTCCTTTGGCTCGGCGCAGGGGGTGTCTTGGTCCGGGAGAGGAGGAGCTAGTCCCCTCAGCCTGAAGGTCTTGGGACATCCAGAGCCGCTCACCGGGAGCTACAAATACATGTTTCAGAAGCTCCCAGACATTCGAGAag TTCTGACCTGTAAGATAGAAGAACTTGGCAGTGAACTCAAGGAACATTACAAAATTGAGGCTTTTGCTCCTATTCTAGTCCCAGCACAG GAGCCCGTCACCCTGCTGGGCCAGATCGGCTGTGACAGCAACGGGAAGCTGAACCACAAGTCAGTGATTCTGGAGGGAGATTTGGAACATTCCTCAGGCGCTCAGATTCCAGTGGATCTATCTGAGCTCAAAGAATATTCTCTATTTCCTGGACAG GTGGTGGTCATGGAAGGAATCAACACCACGGGTAGAAAACTTGTTGCCACCAGACTCTACGAG GGTGTGCCGCTCCCATTCCATCAGCCCGATGAAGAGGATGGAG ATTCTGAGCAGTTCATGGTCCTGGTGGCCTGTGGGCCGTACACCACATCTGACAGCATCACCTTTGACCCCCTGCTCGACCTGATCACCATCATCAACCGCGACCGACCGGACGTCTGCATCCTG TTTGGCCCTTTCCTGGACGCTAAGCATGAACAGGTTGAG AGCTGTCTGCTGACGAGCTCATTTGAAGATGTTTTCAAGCAATGTCTCCGAACAATTATTGAAGGAACACGAAG CTCCGGCTCCCACCTCATCATCGTCCCGTCGCTGAGAGACGTGCACCACGAGCCCGTGTACCCACAACCTCCCTTCAGCTGCTCCGACCTGCTTCGAGAGGACAAAAAG CGAGTGAGGCTCGTGTCCGAGCCCTGCACCCTTTCCATCAACGGAGTGATCTTTGGTTTGACATCCACCGACCTGCTGTTCCACATGGGGGCTGAGGAGATCAGTAG TTCTTCTGGAACTTCAGACCGGTTCAGCCGAATTCTTAGACACATCCTGACCCAGCGGAG CTACTACCCACTCTACCCACCCCAGGAGGACATGGCCATCGACTACGAGAACTTCTACCTCTACGCTCAGCTGCCCGTCACCCCCGACGTCTTCATAGCCCCATCAGAGCTGAGATACTTCGTGAAGGTGGGTTTGAACTCAGCCATTTCCCAGCAATGCCAGAACCAGTTCCTTTCTGGAGCCCTGGCACTTAACTCCTCTCGGGTCTGCTGGTGGGGACAGTGGCCTCGTTCCTTTGGGGGAGGGGTAGGAGTAGAAAACAAATCTGTTAGTATAATGCTTAAGTGA
- the POLA2 gene encoding DNA polymerase alpha subunit B (The RefSeq protein has 1 substitution compared to this genomic sequence): MAVSAQLLVEELQIFGLECEEAVIEKLVELCILYGQNEEGMASELIAFCTSTRKDCFTLETLNSFEHEFLSKRVSKTRHGASKDKGLRHAGARDIVSIQELIEVEEEEETLLNSYTTPSKGSQKRTITTPETPLTKRSVSARSPHQLLSPSSFSPSATPPQKYSSRSNRGEVVTSFGSAQGVSWSGRGGASPLSLKVLGHPEPLTGSYKYMFQKLPDIREVLTCKIEELGSELKEHYKIEAFAPILVPAQEPVTLLGQIGCDSNGKLNHKSVILEGDLEHSSGAQIPVDLSELKEYSLFPGQVVVMEGINTTGRKLVATRLYEGVPLPFHQPDEEDGDSEQFMVLVACGPYTTSDSITFDPLLDLITIINRDRPDVCILFGPFLDAKHEQVESCLLTSSFEDVFKQCLRTIIEGTRSSGSHLIIVPSLRDVHHEPVYPQPPFSCSDLLREDKKRVRLVSEPCTLSINGVIFGLTSTDLLFHMGAEEISSSSGTSDRFSRILRHILTQRSYYPLYPPQEDMAIDYENFYLYAQLPVTPDVFIAPSELRYFVKDILGCVCVNPGRLTKGQVGGTFGRLYLRRQTTGGEGRQSPCAAAQVVRI, translated from the exons TGGTAGAATTGTGCATTCTGTATGGACAGAATGAAGAGGGAATGGCCAGCGAGCTTATAGCCTTCTGCACCAGCACACATAAAGACTGCTTTACCTTAGAGACCCTGAATTCTTTTGAGCACGAG TTTCTGAGCAAAAGAGTATCCAAAACCCGACATGGCGCCTCCAAGGACAAGGGGCTCAGGCACGCAGGAGCCAGAGACATTGTCTCCATACAAGAGCT AATTgaagtggaggaggaagaggagacccTCTTGAACTCTTACACCACACCCTCTAAG GGTTCTCAGAAGCGAACTATCACCACCCCAGAAACCCCCCTCACAAAGAGGAGTGTGTCTGCTCGGAGCCCCCATCAGCTCCTCTCACCATCGAGTTTCTCTCCAAG CGCTACTCCCCCTCAGAAATACAGCTCGAGAAGTAACCGGGGAGAAGTGGTTACCTCCTTTGGCTCGGCGCAGGGGGTGTCTTGGTCCGGGAGAGGAGGAGCTAGTCCCCTCAGCCTGAAGGTCTTGGGACATCCAGAGCCGCTCACCGGGAGCTACAAATACATGTTTCAGAAGCTCCCAGACATTCGAGAag TTCTGACCTGTAAGATAGAAGAACTTGGCAGTGAACTCAAGGAACATTACAAAATTGAGGCTTTTGCTCCTATTCTAGTCCCAGCACAG GAGCCCGTCACCCTGCTGGGCCAGATCGGCTGTGACAGCAACGGGAAGCTGAACCACAAGTCAGTGATTCTGGAGGGAGATTTGGAACATTCCTCAGGCGCTCAGATTCCAGTGGATCTATCTGAGCTCAAAGAATATTCTCTATTTCCTGGACAG GTGGTGGTCATGGAAGGAATCAACACCACGGGTAGAAAACTTGTTGCCACCAGACTCTACGAG GGTGTGCCGCTCCCATTCCATCAGCCCGATGAAGAGGATGGAG ATTCTGAGCAGTTCATGGTCCTGGTGGCCTGTGGGCCGTACACCACATCTGACAGCATCACCTTTGACCCCCTGCTCGACCTGATCACCATCATCAACCGCGACCGACCGGACGTCTGCATCCTG TTTGGCCCTTTCCTGGACGCTAAGCATGAACAGGTTGAG AGCTGTCTGCTGACGAGCTCATTTGAAGATGTTTTCAAGCAATGTCTCCGAACAATTATTGAAGGAACACGAAG CTCCGGCTCCCACCTCATCATCGTCCCGTCGCTGAGAGACGTGCACCACGAGCCCGTGTACCCACAACCTCCCTTCAGCTGCTCCGACCTGCTTCGAGAGGACAAAAAG CGAGTGAGGCTCGTGTCCGAGCCCTGCACCCTTTCCATCAACGGAGTGATCTTTGGTTTGACATCCACCGACCTGCTGTTCCACATGGGGGCTGAGGAGATCAGTAG TTCTTCTGGAACTTCAGACCGGTTCAGCCGAATTCTTAGACACATCCTGACCCAGCGGAG CTACTACCCACTCTACCCACCCCAGGAGGACATGGCCATCGACTACGAGAACTTCTACCTCTACGCTCAGCTGCCCGTCACCCCCGACGTCTTCATAGCCCCATCAGAGCTGAGATACTTCGTGAAG GACATCCTCGGCTGCGTCTGTGTGAACCCGGGGCGCCTCACCAAAGGCCAGGTGGGGGGCACCTTCGGCCGACTCTACCTCAGGAGGCAGACCACAGGCGGTGAGGGGCGGCAGAGTCCGTGTGCTGCCGCCCAGGTGGTCAGGATCTGA